The Deltaproteobacteria bacterium genome contains the following window.
GGCTTCCTCGCCGATGGCGTGGACGCTGAGGAGCTTCAAGGTGTCGGGGTCGAAGATCAGCTTCAGCATGCCGGCGCGGTCGCCCACCATCTGGGCCTTGGAGACGTCCTCGTAGAGGGCCTTGCCCACCTCGTAGGGCACGCGCTCGGCGGTAAGCTCCTGCTCGGTGCGGCCCACCATGGAAATCTCCGGGATGGAGTAGATGCCGTAGGGGAAGAAGGGCGCGGGCTTGAGCGACGGCCCGTCGAACATGTGGGTGCTGGCGAGACGCCCTTGCTCCATGGAGGTGGAGGCCAGCGCGGGGAAGCCGATGCAGTCGCCCACCGCGTAGATGTGCGGCCGCACGGTCTGGAAGTTCTCGTTCACGGTAACACGCCCGCGCGCGTCGGTGTCGATGCCGATGCGGTCGAGCCCAAGCTGGTCGGCGTTGGACTGCCGGCCCACGGTGTACAGGAGGGCGTCGCCGGTGACGCGCTTGCCGCTCTCCAGCTCGGCGCGCACCAGGCCGTTGTCCTGAATGCGCACGCCGGTCACGTGTTCCCCCAGGCGGAAGATGGCGTCGCGCCGGCGCATGTGGTAGCGCAGCGCCTCGATGATCTCCCGGTCCACGAAGTCCAGCATGGTGTCGCGGCTTTCGATGAGCGTCACGCGCACGCCCAGGGCGGAGAGCATGGAGGCGTATTCCAGGCCGATGACTCCGGCGCCCACCACGATCACACGCCGGGGGATATCGCCGTGGCCCGAGCTGCCGAGATCTTCCGCCAACATGACCTTCCGGCCGTCATAGGGGATTTCCGGGTCCCGCGCCGAGCGCGTGCCGCAGGCGATGAGGATGTGGTCGCCCCGCACCTGATGTCCGTCCTCCACCTGCAAGGTATGGGGGTCGACGAAGCGCGCCCAGCCGTTCACCAGGGTCACGTCGTTGCGCTGGAGCTGATCGGTTATCTGGGCTTGTTCCCGCTCGACTACGGTGCGCACACGGAACATGAGGTCGTCCACCGTGACGTGCGACTTGGGCGAGTAGGCTTGCCCGTAGAACGACTTCTGCTGGAAGCCCGTGAGGTAGAGCACCGCCAGCCGCAAGGTCTTGCTGGGGATGGTGCCGGCATGCAGGCACACGCCGCCGAGCATGTCGTAGCGGTCGATGACCGCCACGCGCTTGCCCATCTTGGCGGCCGCGATGGCGCCCTTCTGCCCGGCCGGGCCGCTGCCGATGACCACCAGGTCGTAGGATGTTGGCTCCATGGTTCCGTCGTCCTGTCGCGTGCGGAAACGGTTCCGGTGCTCACAGCTTCTCGTCGTCGGGTACGGTGTCGGTCACGAGGTCGCGGATCAGCGGCCGCTTGGGCAAGGGTTCCACCCGGGCTCCCTCGGGTGCGAGGCGCGCGGTGCACAGGTAGGCGACCTGTCCGTCCACCAATGCCATGCAGGTCTTGCACGCGTTGGCGTTGACGCAACCGTAACGGAACGCCAGGCTCGAGTCCACGTGGGCGCGCACCCACACGAGCGCGTCGAGGACGGACATGCCTTCCTCGTAGGGTACACGGTACATGTCGTACCGTTCGGGGTCTCCGCCGCCGCCGCGCCGCACGCGCAACTCGGTCGTCGTGTGGCTGGTCCGCGCTGTCGTGCCGCTCATTTTGATTTCGCCCTCGCCACCCCTGGATTCCCGCTTCCGCGGGAATGACGGTCCACGGCGTCGGGTGTCTTGCTCCCCATCCTACCAGCGCGCCGCCACTTCTTCGGCCTTCATTTCGATCACTTGGTTCCGCACGAGTCCCGGGTCGCTCTCCGGGAAGTCCAGGCGCTGGTGGGCGCCGCGGCTCTCGGTGCGGCCCAAGGCGGCCCGGGTTACCGCCTCGGCGGTGGCGAGCATGGCGTACAGCTCCAGCCGGTCCTGCAGGTCGAGGTTGTAGCCGCCGCCGGCGTGCACCGTGACGGGAGTCTCCCGGATTTCGCGGATGCCGTCGAGCGCGCGCCGGAGTCGGTCGCCGGTCCGGAAGGGTCCGACGTCCTCCCACATGAGGTCCTGCAGCCGGCGTTGCAGGACATTGGCCGGGACGCCGTCGTCCGAAAACGTCTCCGCGGCACACCGCAGACGCGCCACCGCGTCCTCGGCCGCCGCATCGTTCCAACCCGAGGAGGTGCCGGCCGCGGCGCCGGCCGCGCGCCCCGCGCATTCGCCGAAAACCAGCGCCTCGGTGATGGCGTTGCCGGACAGGCGGTTGGCGCCGTTGGCGCCGCCCACGGCCTCACCGGCGGCATAGAGGCCCGGCACGCGGGTCTCCATGCGCTGGTCCACGCGGATCCCGCCCATGTGGTAGTGCGCCGTCGGCGCCACCTCCACCGGCGTCTTCGTGAGGTCGATGCCGTTCGTCGCCAGCCGGTCGATGACCGGGCCGAAGGCGTCCCGCAGGGCCGCGTCGGGAACGTGCCGGAAGTCCAGGTAGACGCCGCCGTGGGGCGAGCCCCGGCCCGCCTCCACCTCCTTGAGGATGGCGTAGGAGGCCTGGTCGCGCACCGTGGTGTACTTGCCGCTGTCCTGGCCGCCGTAGCGGTGCATGAACTCCTCGAAGTCCCCGTTCAGCAGCCTGCCGCCAAGCTTGTAGCGGAAGGGGTCCCACATGATGGGGTCCATGCCCACGAGCCGGGGCGCCAGGTGGGCGATGGGGAAGAACTGCACGAACTCCATGTCGATGAGGTCGGCACCGGCCCGCAACGCGAGGGCGTAGGCCTCGCCGCCCATGTTGGTGGAAGCGCTGTTGCGCCGGAAGATCTTGGTGAGCCCGCCCGCCGCCAGGACGATCGCCTCGGCCGCAAAGGTGACGATGTCGCCGGAGACCACGTCCAGGCCCACCGCTCCCACCGCGCGGCCGTCGGCTACCACCACGTCCGTGACCGTCACGTTGCTGACCCGGCGCACGCCGCTCATGGTGCTCACCTGGCGCCGCAGCGTCCCCGCCACTCCCGGCCCGGTGTTGAGGAAATCCACGTAGCAGCAGCGCGCGCGGCCGTGGCCGGGCGCCTGGACCTGGCGGATGCGCCCGCCCGCGGCGCGCGCCCAGTGGGCGCCCCAGCGGTCCATCTCGAAGATCCGGGCGGGGCCGTTCTCGCACAGGAGGCGCGCGAGCTTCTCGTCGCACAGTTCGCGGCCCGCGGCGAGCGTGTCGTCGAGGTGGTCGGCCCAGTGGTCGCGCTCTTCGTGCCCGATGGCGGCGGCCACGGTCATCTGCGCCATGATGGTGGCGCCGCCGCGTCCCACGAGCGACTTGTCCAGCAGCAGCACGGAGGCATCCTGTCTGGCCGCGGCGATGGCCGCGTACATGCCCGCGCCGCCCGCTCCCACCACCAGGACGTCTGCCGACAAATGAGTCACGCGGACGAGTCTAGTCAAAAGCGGGAAGACCGTCCAGCCGGAACGCACGGGCGTCTCGGGAAGCGTGGCCGTGATGGTTGCAGGTGGGCCTTTCCTTGACGCGATGCGGACTTTCGGTCTAACTAGGGGAGTCGGACAAGCATATTCCACACTTGGCAAAAGGGGGAGAACCATGGCGCATGATCTGGTCGTAAAGAACGGGCTGGTTGTCGACGGTACCGGAAGCCCCGGCTTCGAGGCGGACGTGGCGATCGCTGGAGGAACCATCGCGGACATCGGCAAGAACGTCGGGCCGGGCACGACCGAGATCGACGCCCGCGGCCAGGTGGTGGCGCCGGGATTCATCGACTCCCATACCCACATGGACCTCTTCATCGTGCAGTATCCCCACGGCAATCCCGTGGTCAACTACGGTGTCACCTCCATCGTTATCGGCGACTGCGGCGCCTCCATCGCGCCGGTGCCGCCCGTGGGCGAGCCGCGTGACGTGCTGATCAAGTACCTGCGGCGTGTGCTCGACGACTACGTCAACGACGACGACTGGAAGTGGACGACCTTCCCCGAGTACCTGGACTACCTGGAGGGCCGGGTGGGGGTGAACGTGGCCGCCCTGGTGCCCCACTCCCCGGTGCGGCTGGTGGTCATGGGCGAGGCGGCCTACCAGCGCGAAGCCACGCCCGAGGAGCTGGAGGCCATGAAGCAGATGGTGCGCGAAGGGATGGAGGCCGGCGGCATCGGCTTTTCGTCCAGCCCGCGCGGCGGCCCGGCCATCCACGCCGGCACACCGAGCACCCTGGCTACCCAGGAGGAGATGGCGGCCCTTGCCAACGTCGCCGGCGAGTACGGCGGCTGCTTCCAGTTCAACGGGTTCGGCAACCTGCTGAAGCCCGAGAGCGGCTTCCCCGAACTGGTGGAGAAGATCAACGTGCCGATGATCGGCAACGAGTTCCGCGTGCGGCCGGGCGAGAAGGCAGACGGGGAACGCGCCATCGAGTACATGAAGGAGGCGCGGGAACGGGGCAAGGACATCTACGGCGTGGTGATTCCGTATTCGCATATCCGGCGGTTCGACGTGGACGACTGCTTCATCTTCGACGGCCTGCCCCTGTGGGAAGAGATCAAGCAGGACCGCGGCGAGCTGGCGCGCAAGCTTCAGGATCCCGACGTGCGCCGCAGGCTGGACGAGCAGCGGCGCGAGAACGCTGGCGAGCCCGCCTACATCGAGTGGCTCGGATGGCAAGGCGTGTACTTCGACGTGATGCAGCGCGAGGACCTCAGGTCGCGCGAGGGACAGAACGTCGCGGAGATCGCCGCGGCCAGCGGCAAATCCGAGTCGGACGCCTTCTTCGATACCTGGCTCGAGGACGGGCTGGCGTCGAAGCTCTACTACCAGGGTTTCGCCAACGGCCACATGGGCCTGCTTGCCGACATGATCAAGACCACCGAGGGGCTCATCGGCACCGACGCGGGCGCGCACCTGGACCGTTTCTTCTGGCACGGCGCCCCCACACGGGTGCTCGGCCACTGGCGCCGCGACAAGGGCCTCTTCAACCTGGAGGAGGCGGTGCACAAGGTGACCGGCCATCCCGCGGCCAAGCTGCGAATGAACCGGGGCATCCTCAAGACCGGCCTGCCGGCCGACGTCACCGTGTTCGACCCGGACAAGGTCGACGACCTCGCCAGCAAGCGCATGCCGAAGAAGCTCGACGAGAACGAGATCTTCCGCCATCCGCCGGGTATCGGCGCGGTGGTGGTCAACGGCGAGGTCGTGCTGGAGGACGGCGAGTGCAAGGACGTCTTCCCCGGCCAGGTGCGGCGCCAGCAGCTCTTCGTCCCCGGCCAGTAGCCGAGGCGGAGTCGGGAGGAAGTATGGAAGTGCTCGCGCCGGAAGCGCTGATCGACGACCTCCGTGGTGTCCTGCGGGGCCGGTATCCGGTGCATCCGGTCCGGCGACTGCTCCTGGGTGGAGATCTCACCCGGGAGCAGTTGCAGGGTTGGGCCAAGAACCAGTTTCACGAGTTCCGCAACATCCATCGGTTCTTCGGCATCCGCTACCAGAAGTGCCCCATCCAGGCGCTGCGGCGCATGCTGCTGGAGAACATGGTGGAGGAGGAGGGTGAGGATCTGTTCGGCGGCGAGTACCCCAGCCACGCGGAGTTGTGGACCCGTTTCGGCGAGGGTCTGGGCATTCCGCGCGAAGAGATGCAGGGCTACGAACCCCTGCCGGGAATCAAGGCGGCCCTGGAGATGTACGTGCAACTGGTGCAGCAAAGCCACTGGGCCGTGGCCATCGGCACCGGACTGGTCTTCGAAGGGGAAGGTCCCAAGCGCATGGGCGAAGAGCGCCAGGCACTTGAAACGAACTACCCCTGGATTCCCTCGGAGGCTCTGGCGTTCTTCCGGGCACACGAGTACCATGACGAAGGACACGGAAACTTCATCGTGGAAGTGATCAAGGAACACATCATGGACGCGGGGCTTCAGGAGGAGATGCGCGCGGCCGTGAGAACCCGGGTGGACATCATGTGGCTGCAGAACGAGTCCATCTATCAGGCTTTCGTGCGCCCCCAACTCAGCCCCGAAGCCGCCGGCCGGCTGGAGGCCGCGGCCAACTGACCCGGCGGCCGGAGCCGGCCGCCGGAGACCACGCCGATGAGTTCGCTGTTCGGCAAGACGATTGCATTCCTGGTACTCGTGGCGGCCACGGTGGCGCTGGGGTACACCGCGTGGGAGATTCGCGACCTGAAGGCGTCTCTCGCCCGGACGGCCCAGGGCAACGAATCCAACCTGACCGAGATGATGATCTCGCTCGCCCATGCCGAAGGGCAGCTCGCGCGGGTGCGCGAGACGGTGGAGCTGCTCGGAGCCAGCGGCTTGTCGGAGAACTCGGACGGCACCGCGTTGGAGGGCAAGCTCACGGCGGCCCTGTCATCTGCGCAGCGGGAGGTGTTGCAGCAGGAATTGAAGAAGTGGACGCAACAGCTCAGGGAACAGCGGGACAAGAGTCTGGCCGCGGTACGGGAAAGTCTCGAGCAGGAAGTGGGCCGCAGCGTCGCGCAAGGTAACCAGCAGTTGTCCGCGCTCGTGGAAAGGAACCAGGGGAGCCTGACCGAGCAACTGAAGGACCTGGGAACGAATCTCGCCAAGCCCTCGGGGTCCACCGTGCAGCAGGGCCAGACTTTGGCGAATCTGGAAAAGCGTCTGGCGGCGGTGGCGGATACGGTAAGGGAGCAGGGGCAGGCTCTCGCTCAACGCA
Protein-coding sequences here:
- the sthA gene encoding Si-specific NAD(P)(+) transhydrogenase, which codes for MEPTSYDLVVIGSGPAGQKGAIAAAKMGKRVAVIDRYDMLGGVCLHAGTIPSKTLRLAVLYLTGFQQKSFYGQAYSPKSHVTVDDLMFRVRTVVEREQAQITDQLQRNDVTLVNGWARFVDPHTLQVEDGHQVRGDHILIACGTRSARDPEIPYDGRKVMLAEDLGSSGHGDIPRRVIVVGAGVIGLEYASMLSALGVRVTLIESRDTMLDFVDREIIEALRYHMRRRDAIFRLGEHVTGVRIQDNGLVRAELESGKRVTGDALLYTVGRQSNADQLGLDRIGIDTDARGRVTVNENFQTVRPHIYAVGDCIGFPALASTSMEQGRLASTHMFDGPSLKPAPFFPYGIYSIPEISMVGRTEQELTAERVPYEVGKALYEDVSKAQMVGDRAGMLKLIFDPDTLKLLSVHAIGEEATEIIHIGHAVIALGGTIEYFRDNVFNYPTFAEAYKVAAYDGFNKIAEVR
- a CDS encoding amidohydrolase family protein — translated: MRTFGLTRGVGQAYSTLGKRGRTMAHDLVVKNGLVVDGTGSPGFEADVAIAGGTIADIGKNVGPGTTEIDARGQVVAPGFIDSHTHMDLFIVQYPHGNPVVNYGVTSIVIGDCGASIAPVPPVGEPRDVLIKYLRRVLDDYVNDDDWKWTTFPEYLDYLEGRVGVNVAALVPHSPVRLVVMGEAAYQREATPEELEAMKQMVREGMEAGGIGFSSSPRGGPAIHAGTPSTLATQEEMAALANVAGEYGGCFQFNGFGNLLKPESGFPELVEKINVPMIGNEFRVRPGEKADGERAIEYMKEARERGKDIYGVVIPYSHIRRFDVDDCFIFDGLPLWEEIKQDRGELARKLQDPDVRRRLDEQRRENAGEPAYIEWLGWQGVYFDVMQREDLRSREGQNVAEIAAASGKSESDAFFDTWLEDGLASKLYYQGFANGHMGLLADMIKTTEGLIGTDAGAHLDRFFWHGAPTRVLGHWRRDKGLFNLEEAVHKVTGHPAAKLRMNRGILKTGLPADVTVFDPDKVDDLASKRMPKKLDENEIFRHPPGIGAVVVNGEVVLEDGECKDVFPGQVRRQQLFVPGQ
- a CDS encoding 2Fe-2S iron-sulfur cluster-binding protein; amino-acid sequence: MSGTTARTSHTTTELRVRRGGGGDPERYDMYRVPYEEGMSVLDALVWVRAHVDSSLAFRYGCVNANACKTCMALVDGQVAYLCTARLAPEGARVEPLPKRPLIRDLVTDTVPDDEKL
- a CDS encoding FAD-binding protein, which codes for MTHLSADVLVVGAGGAGMYAAIAAARQDASVLLLDKSLVGRGGATIMAQMTVAAAIGHEERDHWADHLDDTLAAGRELCDEKLARLLCENGPARIFEMDRWGAHWARAAGGRIRQVQAPGHGRARCCYVDFLNTGPGVAGTLRRQVSTMSGVRRVSNVTVTDVVVADGRAVGAVGLDVVSGDIVTFAAEAIVLAAGGLTKIFRRNSASTNMGGEAYALALRAGADLIDMEFVQFFPIAHLAPRLVGMDPIMWDPFRYKLGGRLLNGDFEEFMHRYGGQDSGKYTTVRDQASYAILKEVEAGRGSPHGGVYLDFRHVPDAALRDAFGPVIDRLATNGIDLTKTPVEVAPTAHYHMGGIRVDQRMETRVPGLYAAGEAVGGANGANRLSGNAITEALVFGECAGRAAGAAAGTSSGWNDAAAEDAVARLRCAAETFSDDGVPANVLQRRLQDLMWEDVGPFRTGDRLRRALDGIREIRETPVTVHAGGGYNLDLQDRLELYAMLATAEAVTRAALGRTESRGAHQRLDFPESDPGLVRNQVIEMKAEEVAARW
- a CDS encoding iron-containing redox enzyme family protein — translated: MEVLAPEALIDDLRGVLRGRYPVHPVRRLLLGGDLTREQLQGWAKNQFHEFRNIHRFFGIRYQKCPIQALRRMLLENMVEEEGEDLFGGEYPSHAELWTRFGEGLGIPREEMQGYEPLPGIKAALEMYVQLVQQSHWAVAIGTGLVFEGEGPKRMGEERQALETNYPWIPSEALAFFRAHEYHDEGHGNFIVEVIKEHIMDAGLQEEMRAAVRTRVDIMWLQNESIYQAFVRPQLSPEAAGRLEAAAN